The following proteins come from a genomic window of Fibrobacter succinogenes:
- a CDS encoding carbohydrate-binding protein: protein MKSLGNVLNVAAFGLALAIPALASTVNVDVTEEHQVIRGFGGMVHNEWQGGGGLSEADAKIAFGTGDGTIGLNTLRIPVYANSNSFNKEVNAAKYAKKYAGDDFILYATPWTSPYAGANQHMSSSNYQKYVDHLNSFNDYMKNQGVPLYAISISNEPDWCGEWACWSADEIYNFTKGYADKMRKNGVKVISTESFRYDKNLYNKVLNDANALKNWDILGAHFYASDRRTGDNFFQYSLADQKKVERWMTEHYTESQGSGNDWRTIRNTGDQANANKRDTVNAMDVGYEIHRAMVVGNFNQYTWWYIRRCYGLIMEKDFGNKLQIPQNEIGKISKRGYVLSQFARFVRPGAVRVGATANPEKEVFASAYKSADGDSVIVVLVNRDYKNSKSVTVKVQGADVQSFHVYTTSEAKNAKYEGEVEVKNGSVTISMDAGNSNNKDCIVTLVGVGTPSEPTPREPFGGKVAEIPGKIEAENFDIPGTGKANKSYYENDSEDRGETNFREGTGVDIYKKATGYVVGYNEEGEWLEYSVNVKEAGDYTMFASVATSNSTSGFSLSLDGETLVENVALSGSSFDEFTKVKANVKLPAGEHILRMTVTGSWFDIDYFNFAKGKDAADPDDKTIGLRGVDFRMPTEAENYSVFDMNGVLVGKFEAVTKADVQRMTKNVVHQNGVYFVKSLKSAKSFRVSVVK, encoded by the coding sequence ATGAAGAGTTTGGGTAATGTTTTGAATGTTGCCGCTTTTGGTTTAGCTTTGGCTATTCCGGCGCTTGCTTCTACTGTGAACGTTGACGTGACCGAAGAACACCAAGTTATTCGCGGTTTTGGTGGCATGGTCCACAACGAATGGCAGGGTGGTGGCGGCCTTTCCGAAGCTGATGCGAAAATTGCTTTTGGAACGGGCGATGGCACGATTGGTCTCAATACGCTTCGTATTCCGGTGTATGCAAATAGCAACTCCTTCAACAAGGAAGTGAACGCCGCAAAGTATGCCAAAAAGTATGCCGGCGATGATTTTATTTTGTATGCAACTCCGTGGACGTCTCCGTATGCGGGCGCTAACCAGCACATGTCTTCTTCGAACTATCAGAAGTATGTGGACCACCTGAATAGCTTTAACGATTACATGAAGAACCAGGGCGTTCCCTTGTACGCCATCTCCATCAGTAACGAACCGGACTGGTGCGGTGAATGGGCTTGCTGGAGTGCCGACGAAATTTACAACTTCACCAAGGGCTACGCCGATAAGATGCGCAAGAACGGCGTGAAGGTGATTTCGACAGAATCCTTCCGCTACGACAAGAATCTTTACAACAAAGTCTTGAACGATGCCAATGCCCTCAAGAACTGGGATATTCTTGGGGCGCACTTCTACGCCAGCGACAGAAGGACTGGTGACAACTTCTTCCAGTATAGCCTTGCCGACCAGAAAAAGGTCGAGCGCTGGATGACGGAACACTACACCGAAAGCCAGGGAAGCGGTAACGACTGGCGTACCATCCGCAATACCGGTGACCAGGCGAATGCCAACAAGCGCGACACCGTGAACGCTATGGACGTGGGTTACGAAATCCACCGCGCCATGGTCGTGGGTAACTTTAATCAGTACACTTGGTGGTACATCCGTCGTTGCTACGGCCTCATCATGGAAAAGGATTTTGGAAACAAGCTCCAGATTCCGCAGAATGAAATAGGCAAGATTTCTAAGCGCGGTTACGTGCTTTCGCAGTTCGCTCGATTTGTCCGTCCAGGTGCTGTTCGCGTGGGCGCTACAGCAAACCCCGAGAAGGAAGTTTTTGCAAGTGCTTACAAGAGTGCCGATGGTGACTCCGTGATCGTGGTGCTTGTGAACCGCGATTATAAAAATTCCAAGAGTGTAACCGTGAAGGTGCAGGGCGCCGATGTCCAGTCGTTCCACGTGTACACCACTAGCGAAGCAAAGAACGCCAAGTACGAAGGCGAAGTCGAGGTCAAGAACGGTTCCGTGACGATTTCAATGGATGCTGGGAATTCGAACAACAAGGATTGCATCGTGACGCTCGTTGGTGTGGGCACTCCATCTGAACCGACTCCTCGTGAACCGTTTGGCGGCAAGGTCGCTGAAATCCCGGGCAAGATTGAAGCTGAAAACTTCGACATTCCGGGTACGGGCAAGGCTAACAAGTCCTACTACGAAAATGATTCCGAAGACCGTGGCGAAACGAATTTCCGCGAAGGCACTGGCGTTGACATTTACAAGAAGGCAACGGGCTACGTTGTGGGCTACAACGAGGAAGGCGAATGGCTTGAATACTCCGTGAACGTGAAGGAAGCTGGTGATTATACCATGTTTGCTTCTGTCGCAACGAGCAATTCGACGTCAGGTTTCTCGCTTTCCTTGGATGGCGAAACGCTTGTCGAAAATGTCGCTCTTTCGGGCTCAAGCTTTGACGAATTCACCAAGGTCAAGGCCAATGTAAAACTCCCGGCTGGCGAACATATCCTCCGCATGACGGTAACGGGTTCCTGGTTCGATATCGACTACTTCAACTTTGCAAAGGGCAAGGATGCTGCCGATCCGGACGATAAGACGATTGGTTTGCGCGGTGTCGATTTCCGCATGCCGACCGAGGCTGAAAATTACAGCGTGTTTGATATGAACGGCGTGTTGGTGGGTAAGTTTGAAGCCGTGACTAAGGCTGATGTCCAGCGCATGACCAAGAACGTGGTGCATCAGAATGGCGTTTACTTCGTGAAATCGTTGAAATCCGCCAAATCCTTCCGCGTTTCAGTCGTTAAATAG